The Desulfomicrobium orale DSM 12838 genome includes a window with the following:
- a CDS encoding YkgJ family cysteine cluster protein, protein MTNVFDCRMCGHCCQGQGGIVASAPEQARLAAYLNMSVDDFRAAYTTAQGKKTVLRTREDGFCIFFDPATACTVHAAKPDVCRAWPFFRGNLVDATSWELAQDYCPGITGGSSHAEFARQGVRYLRENGLAKTGREDEANALNISDLAEQD, encoded by the coding sequence ATGACCAATGTATTCGACTGCCGGATGTGCGGACACTGCTGCCAGGGACAGGGAGGCATCGTGGCTTCGGCCCCGGAGCAGGCCCGTCTGGCCGCATATCTGAACATGTCCGTGGACGATTTCCGCGCCGCCTACACCACGGCTCAGGGAAAAAAGACCGTATTACGCACCCGCGAGGACGGCTTCTGCATTTTCTTCGACCCGGCCACGGCGTGCACGGTACACGCGGCCAAACCCGATGTCTGCCGGGCCTGGCCTTTTTTCCGGGGCAATCTGGTGGACGCCACCAGCTGGGAGCTGGCCCAGGATTACTGCCCGGGCATTACCGGCGGAAGCAGCCACGCCGAGTTCGCCCGCCAGGGCGTGCGCTACCTCAGGGAAAACGGGCTGGCCAAAACCGGACGGGAAGATGAGGCCAACGCCCTGAACATTTCCGATCTGGCGGAACAGGACTGA
- a CDS encoding M24 family metallopeptidase produces the protein MTFVSLERMPLSEVRDRAARLRRHLNECRPDASGMLIFSRPAVYYLSGAWVNGLLWLPLDGEPVLLCRRGFERAEMDSPLQNILEYKSYSQISGLLRECGTPFGSCAGVEMAGLPWSLGEMLKEKVPGVNFVAADMALHRTRAVKTAWELRKMRLAGARHNQALIALAGRIRPGMTEREVGLAVWKVFFGHGHQGMMRMQNPGEEIFLGHVAAGDSGNYPGAFNGPLGVRGEHPALPFPGYAGKVWNRAEPLAVDCGFCLEGYHTDKTLIYWAGEDAVSEEADRAQDFCLQIHEYLASRLKPGTVPAELYRDCVKIALQNGLAEGFMGLGRNKVGFLGHGIGLAVDEWPVVAPSFDTPLEENMVLAVEPKMGIPGLGMVGVENTFVVTPQGGECLTGEERGPLFSA, from the coding sequence ATGACCTTTGTTTCTCTGGAGCGCATGCCCCTCTCTGAAGTCCGGGACCGCGCGGCCAGACTTCGCCGGCACCTGAACGAATGCCGTCCGGACGCGTCCGGCATGCTGATTTTTTCCCGTCCGGCGGTCTACTATCTGAGCGGGGCCTGGGTGAACGGTCTGCTCTGGCTGCCTCTGGACGGCGAACCGGTTCTGCTGTGCCGCCGGGGGTTCGAGCGGGCGGAAATGGACTCGCCCCTGCAGAACATTCTGGAATACAAGTCCTATTCCCAGATTTCCGGCCTGCTGCGGGAATGCGGCACACCTTTCGGCTCCTGCGCGGGCGTGGAGATGGCCGGGCTGCCCTGGTCTCTGGGCGAGATGCTTAAAGAGAAAGTTCCCGGGGTGAATTTCGTCGCGGCGGACATGGCCCTGCACCGGACCCGCGCCGTGAAGACTGCCTGGGAACTGCGCAAGATGCGGCTGGCCGGTGCGCGGCACAATCAGGCTCTGATCGCTCTGGCCGGACGCATCCGCCCGGGCATGACCGAGCGGGAAGTCGGCCTGGCCGTGTGGAAAGTATTCTTCGGGCACGGCCACCAGGGCATGATGCGTATGCAGAATCCCGGCGAGGAGATTTTTCTGGGCCATGTGGCGGCCGGAGATTCCGGCAATTATCCCGGCGCGTTCAACGGACCTCTTGGCGTGCGCGGCGAGCATCCGGCCCTGCCTTTTCCGGGCTACGCGGGCAAGGTCTGGAATCGCGCGGAGCCTCTGGCCGTGGACTGCGGGTTCTGTCTTGAAGGCTATCACACGGACAAGACCCTGATCTACTGGGCCGGGGAGGATGCCGTTTCCGAGGAGGCCGACCGGGCTCAGGATTTCTGCCTGCAAATCCACGAATATCTGGCTTCCCGGCTGAAGCCCGGAACCGTGCCCGCCGAACTGTACCGGGACTGCGTGAAAATAGCCCTGCAAAACGGTCTGGCCGAGGGGTTCATGGGCCTTGGGCGGAACAAGGTCGGCTTTCTGGGGCACGGCATCGGCCTGGCCGTTGACGAGTGGCCGGTTGTCGCGCCATCTTTCGACACTCCGCTGGAAGAGAACATGGTTCTGGCCGTGGAACCGAAAATGGGCATTCCCGGCCTGGGTATGGTCGGCGTGGAAAATACTTTTGTGGTTACGCCGCAGGGCGGAGAATGCCTGACCGGAGAGGAGCGGGGGCCGCTTTTCTCAGCGTGA
- a CDS encoding NYN domain-containing protein: MTEKRKLWLIDAGYLFNARHSVRSGYEFSYLRLRQYLEQSGPIWRAYYLNSIPQPTSEAQDNFHHWLRSGPPIGPKIITKFYSLKQQRADKAYCEECGQKVQLRCQNQNGDLTHKVFNEIQKGVDVGIATLSLIYQHQYDTLLLSSGDSDLLDVVEHLSEQGKTIELVVFRDGVASELQCRADRIHWINDFWEEVDNTYRETEDKA, encoded by the coding sequence ATGACTGAAAAACGCAAACTCTGGCTTATCGACGCCGGTTATCTTTTCAACGCCCGTCACAGTGTACGCAGCGGTTACGAATTCAGCTATCTGCGTCTGCGTCAGTATCTGGAACAGAGCGGTCCCATATGGAGGGCCTATTATCTCAATTCCATACCCCAGCCGACCAGCGAGGCTCAGGACAACTTTCACCACTGGCTGCGCAGCGGTCCGCCCATCGGTCCCAAGATCATCACCAAATTCTACAGTCTGAAGCAGCAGCGCGCGGACAAGGCCTATTGCGAGGAATGCGGGCAGAAAGTGCAGCTTCGCTGTCAGAACCAGAACGGAGATCTCACGCACAAGGTGTTCAACGAAATCCAGAAGGGCGTGGATGTGGGCATTGCCACCTTGTCCCTCATTTATCAGCACCAGTACGATACGCTGCTTTTGTCCTCCGGGGACTCGGATCTGCTGGATGTGGTGGAGCACCTCTCCGAGCAGGGAAAAACCATTGAGCTGGTGGTTTTCCGGGACGGCGTCGCTTCCGAACTGCAATGCCGGGCGGACCGCATCCACTGGATCAACGATTTCTGGGAGGAAGTGGACAATACCTACCGGGAAACCGAAGACAAGGCCTGA
- the mqnC gene encoding cyclic dehypoxanthinyl futalosine synthase, giving the protein MKRLSMHEARYIWDMNTVFSLGALAHQRRLEMHPENIVTYIVDRNINYTNICTSGCKFCAFFKGPGEMGGYVLSTEEILAKIQETVDSGGYQILLQGGMNPDLPLSYYTGLLRTLKEHFPGVAVHGFSPTEVHFLSEREDRPVAGILADLMAAGLDSMPGGGAEILVDAVRGRVSPHKCTADQWLSVMETAHGLGMRTTATMMFGQGETFDQRVEHLDRLREVQDRTGGFTAFIPWTFQPRNTRMEMPEASSDEYLKFLALCRLYLDNIENIQASWVTQGPRIGQLALFWGANDFGSTMLEENVVAATGVHFRLPEAELKSLVERAGFVPRRRTMDYTLREEQP; this is encoded by the coding sequence ATGAAGCGTCTGTCCATGCACGAGGCCCGCTACATCTGGGACATGAACACGGTTTTTTCGCTGGGTGCTCTGGCGCATCAGCGGCGTCTGGAGATGCACCCCGAAAACATCGTGACCTACATCGTAGACCGCAACATCAACTATACCAATATCTGCACATCCGGGTGCAAATTCTGCGCGTTTTTCAAGGGGCCGGGAGAGATGGGCGGCTACGTGCTGAGCACGGAGGAAATCCTGGCCAAGATTCAGGAAACCGTGGACTCGGGCGGGTACCAGATTCTGCTTCAGGGCGGGATGAATCCGGATTTGCCGCTGTCCTACTACACCGGGCTTCTGCGCACGCTGAAGGAACATTTCCCGGGCGTGGCCGTGCACGGCTTTTCACCCACGGAAGTTCACTTTCTGAGCGAGCGGGAGGACCGGCCCGTGGCAGGCATTCTCGCGGACCTCATGGCCGCGGGGCTGGACTCCATGCCCGGCGGCGGCGCGGAAATCCTGGTGGATGCGGTACGCGGCCGGGTCTCGCCGCACAAGTGCACGGCGGACCAGTGGCTTTCGGTCATGGAGACGGCCCACGGCCTGGGCATGCGCACCACCGCGACCATGATGTTCGGCCAGGGCGAGACTTTCGACCAGCGGGTGGAGCATCTGGACCGCCTGCGTGAGGTGCAGGACCGCACGGGCGGGTTCACGGCTTTTATCCCGTGGACTTTTCAGCCCCGGAACACGCGCATGGAAATGCCCGAGGCCTCGTCCGACGAGTACCTGAAGTTTCTGGCCCTGTGCCGCCTGTATCTGGACAACATCGAGAATATCCAGGCGTCCTGGGTCACGCAGGGGCCGCGCATCGGCCAGCTGGCTCTGTTCTGGGGGGCCAACGATTTCGGCTCCACCATGCTGGAGGAAAATGTGGTGGCGGCCACGGGCGTGCACTTCCGTCTGCCCGAGGCGGAGCTGAAAAGTCTGGTGGAGCGGGCGGGTTTCGTCCCTCGCCGCCGGACCATGGACTATACCCTGCGCGAGGAGCAGCCATGA